The stretch of DNA CCGCGACACCACCCTCGACCCCGCCGCCCGGACGCTGCTACGGGTGACGATGGAAGACGCCGCCGCGGCCGATGAACTGTTTCGGGTGCTGATGGGCGACCAAGTCGAGCCGCGCCGCGAGTTCATCCAGAAGCACGCCTTGGACGTCAAGAATCTCGACGTTTGACCCCCCCGGGGATGGCGGCATCATAAGCGTCCGGATTGGCCACTGCCGAGCGAGAGTAGAAGCCCCATCGATCGCGTCGCGAGCGATTGCGTGAGTGACCGCACACAATTGGTATTGAGAAAGGACCGCAATTTAGGAAATTACGGCAATCCACATAGAAATCCTCGTCTGATTTCTTGGGAATTGAAGGCGATAAACCCCGATACCGTAGGGGTTTGCGGCACGCCGCGTTCCTAATGCGAAGCCATCTTCGCTTTTCCTTGTGTTGCGGCGGCCTCATGACGTGGTTAGAACCGGGTGTTGCCAGCCAAGAGCAGCGGCGATTCTCCTCTCTTTCTCCCCCAAAACGTGGGGGAGATGGGAGGGTCATTGCTGTTCGTTAGCCAGCGTATCGGACGTCTTTGGGGCTTCGTCCACGATGGATAGCTATGCAGGAATCGGCAGGTTTGTTTCGCGAAGAAGGTCTAGAGGCGTCTGACGAACTCACGACTCACGTCGGACTCGCGGCGGGGCGGCCCCTGTCACGGATAGCGGACGAGATCGAAGAGATCCTCAAAGCACTGGGATCGGGCGGCGATCACGACTTCTCACCTTTATCGGATTACAGCGAGTGCGTGTTCCTCAAGAACGCGGACGGCGTCTGCATCTACAGCAACAAGGCGCATCGTCAGCTCTTCGCACAGATCGGTTCGCCGATCGGCCGTACCGCCAACGCGTTTCTCGACGCGGTCGGCGCGGCGCTCAGTGAGAGGCAGGATGCCCTGCTCTTCGACGGGTGCCGGTACTGTGAGTGCGAGCACACCAACACGGGCCCTGACGGCCTGCTCTACAAGATGGTGACCCACAAGCGGTCACTCCAATCACTCAATGCCCCAGGCCTGGCGATCCTCGGGGTCATCCGCTTGGAGCGGCAGACCGACACCGACGCAGCGACCCGCCGGCTTGATCTTTCGACGGCATGCGCGCGATTCCGTGAGCTGTCGGACCGCGACCAGGAGCTGTGCCGTCAGACAGCCCTAGGCGTCAGCAGCCGCGAACTAGGCGAACGCCTGAGTATGACGACGCGAGGTGTCGAACTTCGCAAGCAGAAGGCGTTCTCCAAGCTGGGAGTAGCAAAGGCGGTTGACTTGGCGAGGCTGTTGACGCGGTTGCAGGACCGCGGCTACCTCGACCTCGGCTTGTAGCTAGCTCGGATCGGTGAGAAAGAAGTGGCCGCTCGGAGAGTTCTCGTCGCAAACGTGTGTGACGACATCGAGGGGATTCGGCCCAACGTCTTAGACGGTCGGCAGTGGCGCTCTACGGAACTAGCCCTGACCAATAATCGCGACCTCCAGGCCTGCCCCCGCTGAGTTGGCATTTGTAGAAAGTGAGAGAGTCGATAAGCCCATGATCGCAGACACCAATCAGGGCGACTCGCTCAGCGCCAACTCCGAGGCGACGACGAACGACTGTGCGTTCACGCCGACCGGACGCCCCCTCTGCCAAGTGGCGGACGAGGTCTATCGGCATGTAAAGCTGTGCGTCGAGGCGGTCGACTGGTCCTTCCCCCAACTGGAATGCCTCCCCGAGTGCGTCTACATCAGCAACGCCCAAGGCGTGCTCGTGTACAGCAATCCGTCCCATCGAAAGCACTTCTCGCCGAACGCCTCACCCATCGGCAGAACCAAGCGGGCGTTCCTTGACCCCGTCATTGCCGATCGCGCCGATAAGATCGAGAGTTTGATCTTCGACGGCTCGCCGTACGTGATCTGCGAGAACGCCGGCGTGGGACTTAACGGCGCCACCTATCACGTAGTCGCTCACGCCGCCTCGCTTAAGCCGCTCAATGCCCCGGGATTGGCGATCCTCGGCGTTATGAGGCTCAGCATCCACAACGACCGGACGAAAGTCGCCAAGCAAACCGATCTCTCCATCGCCTACGCGAAGTTCCGCGAACTCAACGCGCGCGACCAAGATATTTGCCGCCGAACCGCTCTAGGCGCTAGCAGCCGCGAGCTCGGCGAATCGCTCGACATGACGACACGTGGCGTCGAGTTGCGGAAGCAGAAGATCTTCGCCAAGTTAGAGGTCGCCAAGGCCGTCGATCTGGCCCGCCTGCTGACGCGGCTGCAGGACAACGGCTTCATCGATATGGGGTTGTGATCGCCGATGGACGACCGCATCAGCCTGATCACGCTCGGCGTGCGCGACGTGGCCGCGTCGGCGCGGTTCTATGCGGCTCTCGGGCTGCCGCGGCTCGACTTTCCGGGCGATGAGGTGGCGTTCTTCTCTCTACGCGGAACGTGGCTCTCACTCTACGGCCGCGAGGCGTTAGCGGAAGACGCACAGGTAAGCGCCAAGGGGAGCGGTTTCCGTGACGTCGCCCTGGCGCACAACGTTGGTTCGGAGGATGAAGTCGATCAACTTCTCACCGAAGCGGTCGCCGCCGGCGCGACGCTCGTCAAAGCGGGGCAGCGGGCCTTCTGGGGCGGCTACTCGGGCTACTTCGCCGACCCCGACGGCCACCTCTGGGAGGTGGCGCACAACCCGATGCTGTGGATTGGCCCCCCCGCGTCGGAGCCGTGATCGCCTCTTCAGGCAGAGAAGAAATAACCGCGTCGAGCACGACGGTCGGCCTTCCGGGTCGACGATGCCTCGGCAAAGAGGCCGTTGTGTCCGTCATGGTGAATCCAAGAACAGATTAAGCAAAGAGCCCATCGATGACGGCGCCGCCATCGACGAGCTTGACCGGGCGTCCCGTGCTGGTGGTGTTCTCGTGCGACGGGTCGATATCCAGCGCGTGGTAGATCGTCTGAAACAGGTCCTGTGGCGACACGGGGCGGTCGATAACCTCGGCGCCGCTCTTGTCGGTGGCGCCGATCACCTGACCTCCTTGGACGCCGCAGCCCGCGAGCCACGCGCTGAAGGCCTTCGGATAATGGTCGCGCCCGCCACGGCCGTTGATGCGCGGCGTGCGGCCGAACTCGCCCATCCAGACGACGAGCGTCGAGTCGAGCATGCCGCGCTCTTTGAGGTCGGCGATCAGCCGGGCGGCCGGCTTGTCGAACTGCCCGCACAACTCTTGCGTGCGGGCGTGGTTGTCGTCGTGCGTGTCCCAGCCGCCGAGCGTCACCTCAACGAACGTGACGCCCGACTCCAGCAGACGCCGAGCGAGCAGACAACCGTTGGCGAAGCGGCCCTCACCGTAGCTGGCCCGCATCGCGGTGGTCTCTCGCTCGAGGTCGAAGGCCTGCATCTCGGGCGAGAGGATCATCTGGCTCGCGGCGTCAACGAGCTGGCGGTGGTTCGCGACCACGTCGGCGCCCTCGACAGCGCCGAAACCAGTGCCGAAGTCGCTTTCGAGCCGGCGCAAAAGACCTAGCCGCCGTTCGAAGCGCGCGACGCTGGAAGCGGGTCGGGCGTTGCGTGGTGGTTGCGTCGGGCCATCAACGGTGAGCGGGTCGTACTCAACGCCGAGCATGCCAGCGTTCCCCGCGTTGCCGACGCGACCGACGCGGACATAACTCGGCAGGTTGCTCGCCACTTCGTAGTCACCAGCGGCGCGGCGACGTTCGGCGACGCTGGAGCCGAGCGTCGGCAGATCCGCGCCCCCCATCGGCAGCGCGGCGTGGTGCATCAAGTAGCGGGCGCGGGGGTGGCTCCCTTCCTTGCTCGTGAGCGAGCGGATCACCGCGAGGTCGCCCATCTGCTTGGCGAGATGCGGCAAGTTCTCCGCGAGGTGAACGCCAGGGACGACGGTGGCGATGTCGCCCGCGTCGCCGGCTGACGACGTGCCGGGCTTGGGATCGAGCGTCTCGAACTGGCTCGGCCCGCCCTCCATCCAGAGGAGGACGCAGCGCTTACCTTGCTTACGGAGTGACTCGGCCGCGCAGCTGACTTGGTCGGTCCAACTCGTGAACAACCCCGCCGCCGCGGTCGCGCCGGCGCTACGCAAGAAGTCTCTTCGCGAAGCGATGGCGCCGCGGCGATCGAGCCCGATGTTAGTGAAACGGCGGTAGGCGGTCATGGTGTAGGGTCCGCTGTGCGGACCGTGGTGAAAGGTTTGCAACTGCTCAATGGTCTGCCACAACGTACGGAACATCGAATCCACGGTCCGCACAGCGACCCTACCTTCGGTGCGCGAACTCCGCGGAGTTGAGTAGCGCCCACATCAGGTCTTCCATCGCCGCGCCGCTCCAGGTGGCTTCGTCGGCGAAGTCGTTTACCGTCGCCAACTCCTCCGCCGTAGGTTCGCGCGACAGCGTCCGCAGGTAGAGCTCGCTGGTGATCTCCTCGACGTCATTGCCATGCTCTCGTTGAAGCCTGCCGACGACCGTCATTGGCAGCGCTTGGACGGCGAGGTTGAGCTGCGGCGTGTTCATCCGGGCGAGGGCTTGCGGGATCGTCGCCTGAATCGTCGAGCGCGGCTCGCTCGGGTCGTACCCGAACGCGGCGTTGAAGCCGAGCCGTGGCGTTGCGATCCCATAACCGCCGCGGCCGCCGCCGAGACCGCGTAGTCGGCTCTCGTCAACCTCCAGAGCAGCGAGCAACGAGTCCAACAGCTGATCGCCACGCAACGGCTGTGCGACGCTGGCCGTGAAGGGCTTCTCGTCGGGCGTGCGACGGGGGCGACTCTCTCGCTGGTAGGCGTCGGTTGCCAGGATGGTCTTGTGCAGCCAACGCAGGTCGTAGCCACTGTCCGCGAACGCCCCGGCGAGGCGATCCGCTGCGCCCGGCGCCAACGACTCACGGCCGGGGCCGAGGTCGTCGATGGGTTCGGAGAAACCTTCGCCGACGAGCTCGGACCAGTAGCGATTCACCAAGGCCGTTGCGAACCAGTCGGTCTGCGTAAGCTCGTTGGCGAGCTCGGCGCGGCGGTCCGCGTCGCGCGTGCCGGCGGGGAGTTCGAGGCTCGTCAGGAAGAACTTGGGCTCGATGCGTTCGCCGACTTCGCCGGGCTTCTCAAGGTCCTGCATGTAGTGCTCAGGCCTGCCGCGACGATTGAGGTTCACGCCGGAGCGGAACCGCGGCCGGTCGGGTCGGTCGGCGACGTTCACCATCAGGTCGAGCGGTCGCGCGTCGCGGATCGGCCGCATGCCGACGCGCGGGAAGAACGCCGCCAGTTCGTGGAACTGCTCACGCTTCCACTCGTCCCACGGGTGGTCGTGGCACTGGGCGCACTGGATCTGCACGCCGAGGAAGATGCGCGAGACCTCGGCGGCGATCTCTTCGGTGCGTCCATCCTGAGCGACGAAGATCGCCGTCTCGCCGTTCTCGCTGGCCGTTCCGGTGGCGGTGATGAAGCGGCGCGCGATGGCGTCCCACGGCTCGCCGTCGTTGATCCACTGCGCGAGGTCTTCTACCAACGCGGGACCGACGACGATCGCTCGATCTTCAAGCCGCCGCGACAGGATCACGTCGCGCCAGTAGCGCGCCTGACTGACGCCGTACTCGGGGCGCTTCAGGAGTTCGTTGACCAGCCGGCGCCGCTTACGCGGAAGGTCATCGGCGACGTACGCGCGGACCTCCTCGGGCGAGGGAATAGTCCCGAGCAAGTCGAGGTAGACACGGCGGAGGAACGTGGTGTCGTTGACCGCTGGCGCGAGTTCGCTGGGGCTCAGCGCTAGCTCTTCAGCAAGCAGCTGGTCGATCTGCTTGGCGACAACGGTGGGCTTGGGGCCGGCGGCTCTTGTGGTGGCCGATGTGGCCAGCACCAGCCCGAGCGGGATCACGAAGACGTGGAAGCGTCGCCTCATCAGTAAGACCCTCGGCGGACCAACGAGCACGGGACCAGAGGCGCCCGTTCACTCCATCTAACCCCACTTTGGTCAGCGGGTTCCACCAAAATCGCCGCGGAACATCGTCGTTCAAAGGGAAAAAGCAACAGCAACGAGGCAACCGATGGTCTTTGGCGAGTCAAACTGCCTTCGCCTGCGCCACCTTTCCTCAGGTCCAGGCGGAGGCAGGCTGCCGAGGCCGAAGCTGCCGGATTCCAGGCGATTTATGGCGACGCACCCCCTCCGACGGGGTTGCGGTACGGCCTTTGCCTACTGCTCGCCTCTCACTATCGCAGCGGCGAACGGCGTTGCCCCGGCAGGGCGCGGGCCGTGCAACGCCCCAAGTCTCAACCCCCGTTAAACCAAGGGCGGAAATCATGAAGGCGCTATTTCTCGCGGCGGGCATCGCCGTGGCTGCAATCGGCTGTGACGACGCGGGCATGCAGGCCGAGCCCGACAACACGTCCGTCAACGAACGCGACGCCGAGGGGACCACCAAGACCCCCTTCGATCAATCCAACGAAGAGACCGACATCGACCAAGTCGCCGAGATCCGATCGCAGGTCCTGGAGATCGATGACCTCTCTGTCGCCGGCCGCAACGTAAAGATCGTCACCGAAGCGGGCCGCGTAACGTTGCGTGGCCCGGTCGCTTCGGAAGCCGAACGCGCCGCGATTGTCGACGTCGCAACGGGCGTCGTCGGCGCTGGCAACGTCGATGACCAACTCGAAGTCGATGCGGAGTAATCGAAGCAATCTCGAAGCCCCGACCGCTCGCTTAACACAAACAACCTCAAGGAACACATCATGGCTACGACTCACGACACTGCTGTCTTCTGCATCTCGGATACCCGAGAGAAGACCATCGCGATCTTGAACGCGCTCCGCGCCAGCGGGCTCCGCGAATCGGAGATCTCACTCGTCATGCCGCACGACGACGGCGGTGGCGACATCGCCATTGAAGGCGCGACCAAGGCGCCGGAGGGCGCCGCTACCGGCGCAGGCAGCGGCATGGTCCTCGGCGGCGTGCTTGGCTGGATGGCCGGCATCGGCGCCCTGGCGATCCCCGGCCTCGGCCCCTTCATCGCCGCTGGTCCGATCATGGCCGCTCTCGGCGGAGCAGCGATTGGCGGCGCCTCAGGTTCGATCGCTGGCGGGTTGATTGGTCTTGGCTTTTCGGAGTACGAGGCCAAGCAGTACGAGGGTTACCTCAAGGAGGGCAACGCGTTGATCTCGGTGAGCGTCGCCGACAGCGACGAAGTCTCGAAGGTCAAGCAGATCTTCAAAGACGCCGACGCGGATCACATCTCGGCCCAAGGCGTCAACGACGCCGACTGAAGCGACGCGGCTTCGGGGCGCCGGGCCTCGCCTGAAGAGGCCTGGCGCCCGAGTCGCCTTAACCTTTACCCATCACCGTTAGCAACCGCCTTCCAAATCATGAAGAAGCAACTCGATGACCGCGCCGGCAAGATTAAGTACGCCCTGATTGGATGGCTGATCGGCCTGCCACTGCCAATCGTGCTCATCCTGCTATTCGTGCGAGGATGCGATTTCTAGCTACTAGTCCCAGTGCCGTTTACTAACCACAGAGCCACAGAGAGCACGGAGTAAACACAGAGGTGACTTCCCTTCTTTGTGCGTCACTCAGTGACCTCAGTGACTCTGTGGTTAAAAACGACTACAAAAAAAGCCCGTCGGAAGTCCGACGGGCTTTTCGATTTTTGGTTGGGCCAATCCTCCCAAAGCTTAACGCTTCGAGAACTGCGTTCCACGACGGGCGCCGCGGAGACCGGGCTTCTTGCGTTCCTTCATGCGGCTGTCGCGGGTGAGGAAACTCTTTTCGCGGAGCTTATCCTCAAGGTCGCTGTCGTGCTTGAGGATGGCGCGGGCGATCCCTTGCAGGCAGGCGCCGGCTTGGCCGGTGAGGCCGCCGCCGTGGACGCGGATCACGACGTCGACCTTGTCCGCGATCTCGCAGTGCTCCAGGACCGCGAGGACCTGATTCTTGTACTGCGGGATCGGGAAGAAATCGTCGATCTCACGGTTGTTGATCGTGATCTTACCGCTGCCCGAGCGGATCCGAACGCGAGCAACGCTCGTCTTGCGGCGGCCGGTTCCCAGGGCGTCTGGCGTGGCGGTGGGCATTTGCTAGTGGGCGGTGGGCAGAAGGCAGTGGGCGGGATTTTCCCGTTTCTATCTGATGACGCTTCGTGCGAGCCGGGAAGCGTTAGCTCCCCCCAGTTCGCTCAGCGAATGGTGTTCGGGTCGAGTTCGGTCGGCTGCTGCGCTTGGTGCGGGTGCTCGGCGCCGGCGTACAGCTTCAGCTTGGTGAGCATCGCGTAGGCGAGCTTGTTCTTCGGCAGCATCCGGCGGACGGCCTCTTGGAGAATCAGCTCGGGCTTCTTCTCGAGACGGTCGGCCGCAACGATGGTCCGCTGACGGGTGTAGCCGGTCACCCAGGCGTACTTCTTTTGCTCCCACTTCTTGCCGGAGAAGCGGACCTTCTCGACGTTGGTCACGACGACGAAGTCGCCGGTATCGACGTGCGGCGTGTAGGTCGGCTTGTGCTTGCCCATCAGGACCGTGGCGATCTGGGCCGCCAAACGGCCGACCACGCGGTCGGTGGCGTCAACGTGAAACCATTGGGCTTCGACGTCGGCCGGCTTGAGCTGCGTGGTCCGCTGGAGCGGGCGGGTAATCGTACGCATGAAAACACCGAAAATACGCGGGGGCTGCAAAAATCGCGGGTACAGCGGTCAAAACAGGGCTTCAACCGGCGAGACCACCCTCCCGGTACAGACGTAGAGCCGCACGGGAGCCCCGCATCTTATCGGCCGCCCGGCGGCGGCACAAGCGGCAAATTGGGGCGGGTTGGGGAGGTTGGCCGCCAAGTGGATGTTAGGCGAGCCCGGGAGTGTCAGCGACCGAAGGGGAAGTCGGTACCCGCCGCCCTCCGGGGGCTAACGCCGCCCGGCTCGCATGACGCGTCTCCTAAGTTTGGCCCTTCCGCGCCCGCCGATTCGAGAGTGCGCCGCGCAGTTCGGGTTTGCTGCCCCCCGTCGAAGGGCCGTAGTCTTTAGCTATGGCGCCGAGTCGCTAACGCGTTCCCTGGCTCCCTAACCCCTCAGCCCCTGGCCCCTCCCCACGATGAACATCGGTGTTCCTACAGAGGTCAAACCGGACGAGTACCGTGTCGCGATGCTGCCGGTGGGGGTCGAGGAGCTCGTCCGCCGCGGGCATCGGGTGCTGATGGAGCGGCATGCCGGGGAGGGCTCGGGCCTGCCCGACGAGGCCTACATCGAAGCTGGCGCCACGATGGTCGAGACGGCCGCTGAGGTCTGGGGCGGCGCTGATCTGATCGTGAAGGTCAAAGAGCCGCAGCCCAGCGAGTGGCCGCTGGTGAAGCGCGGGCAGACGGTCTTTACCTACTTCCACTTCGCCGCCAGCCGCGAGCTGACCGAGGCGATGCTCGCGTCGGGCGCGACCTGCATCGCTTACGAGACGCTCGCCGATGACCAGGGCCGGCTGCCGCTGCTGACGCCGATGAGCGAAGTCGCCGGACGTATGAGCATCCAGGAGGGCGCCAAGTACCTCGAACGCCCGCAGATGGGCCGCGGCATCCTGCTAGGCGGCGTGCCCGGCGTCGCGCCGGCACATATCACCGTGCTGGGGGGCGGCGTCGTGGGGGCAAACGCGGCCAAGATTGCCGCCGGCTTTCAAGCGAGCGTGGCGATCCTGGACATCAACATGGACCGGCTGCGTTACCTCGACGACATCATGCCGGCGAACGTCGATTGCCTTTACAGCGACCGGCACACGATCCGCCGCCAGCTCGAGCGGGCCGACCTCGTCGTCGGCGCTGTCTTGATCCCCGGGGCGAAAGCGCCGCGACTTGTGGAACGCTCCGATCTCGCGCGGATGCAAAACGGCGCGGTGATCATCGACGTGGCGATCGACCAGGGCGGCTGCATGGAGACGAGCCGCCCCACGTCGCACGCCGACCCGACCTACATCGTCGATGGCGTCGTTCACTACTGCGTGACGAACATGCCCGGCGCCGTGGGCCGCACCAGCACGTTCGCGCTGTGCAACGTGACGCTCCCGTGGGTGATGCGTATCGCCGCGGCGGGACCGGGCTCGGACGGCGCGGCGCAGGCCGCGACCGCGTCGAAGCCGCTTGCCCGGGCGGTGAACCTGTTCGACGGCGCCGTGACAAACGGCCCCGTGGCGGAGACGTTCGGGCTGAAGCACTCGGCGTTGTTTGCTGTCTAACGTTCCTTCCTGCCGACGCGTTTCACTGCGAGGCCAACTTCCGCGCCGCCATCACCTGTCGGTACGTCGTGTACCCACCGGAGAGGTTCGCGGCTCCGCGGCCCGATTGCAGCAGGACGCGCGTCGCCAGGTAGCCGCGCACGCCGACTTGGCAGTAACTAACCACGGGCTGCTCCGCGGGAAGTTCGTTGAGGCGTTCGCGCAGCTCCTCGATCGGGATGTTCAAAGCGCCCGGGATGGCGCCCCTGTCGTGCTCGTCCCTGGTGCGGACATCGAGCAGAATCACGTCTTCGGGGAGGAACCCCTCGACGATCTCTTCGGCGTAAATCACCGGGTGCTCGTCGTGCATCACCCCCGCTGCGATGAAGCCGGCCATGTTGACCGGGTCCTTGGCCGAGCCGTACTGCGGGGCGTAGCACAGCTCCGCCTCTTCGAGGTCGAAGACCGTGAGCGCCGCTTGGATCGCGACGGCGATGACGTCGATCCGCTTATCGACCCCCGAGCCGCCGACCGCCTGCGCGCCGAGCACCTTGCCGTCGTCGGGCGAGAAGAGCAGCTTCAGCGTCATCCCTTCGGCGCCGGGGTAGTAGCCGGCGTGGTGCGCGGGGTGGAGATAAACCTTGTCGAAGGTGATCCCAGCGGCACGGCACGCCTTCTCGCTCAGACCCGTCATCGCGGCGGTCTTGTCGAACAGACCCACCACGGCCGTCCCTTGCACGCCGTTGAACTCGGACAGGCGCCCCACGCAGGCCTCGGCGGCGATGCGCCCTTGGCGGTTCGCCGGCCCGGCGAGGGGGATCTGCGTTGGTTGCCCGGTGACGTAGTGCGTCACTTGCACCGCGTCGCCGACGGCGAAGATGTTGGGGTCGCTGGTGCGCATCTGCTCGTCGACGACGATGCCGCCACGCGCGCCGACCTCGAGTCCCGCCTCGACCGCCAAGCAGCTCTCGGGCTTCACCCCGATCGCCAGCACCGCGAAGTCGATCGGCAACCGCTCGCCGCTCTTCAATTCCGCTTCGAGTGAATCGTTCGCCTTGTGGAACGCGACCACCTCGTTGTTCAAGCGCAGGTCCACGCCCGCCTCGGTCAGCCGCTCGGCCATCGAGGCGACCATCTCCGCGTCCCACGGCGTAAGCACCTGCGAGTTGCGTTCGACGAGGACCGTCTCTACGCCGCGACGCACCAAGTTCTCGGCCATCTCGACGCCGATGAAGCCACCGCCGACGATCAGGGCGCGCTTGGCCTCGAGCGTCGCCGTACGCAGCCGGTCGGCGTCTGAGAGGTTGCGCAGTGTGTAGACGCCCGGCAGGTCGATCCCCGGGATCGGCGGCCTGATCGGCGCGGCGCCGGGGGCGAGGATCAGCTTGTCGTACGACTCTTCGTACTCACGCCCCTCGTTGAGGTCGCGGATGCGGACCGACTTCGCCTCGCGATCGATCGCGATGACCTCTTGACGAGTGCGGACATCGAGCCGGTGGCGTTCGCGCAACATCTCGACCGGCGCGACGAGCAGCTTGTCGCGCGACGCAATCTCGCCGCCGATGTAATAGGGCATGCCACAGTTGGCGAACGACGGTTCGGCGCCGCGTTCCACCAGGACGATCTGGGCCGTCTCGTCGAGTCTCCGCAGTCGCGCCGCCGCACTCGCGCCGCCAGCGACGCCGCCCACAATCACGACTTTCATGTCGAGGTTATCCGTTAAGAAAACGCCCTCCGCGGCGCTGCACTGATTTGCTTACGGATGGCGTGTCCCCGGCGCCCCGGAACGCCGCGGAGGGCGTCCCTTGAGCAACGTTCTAGGAAGTCGCCGAAGTTTTGGTAGGGGAATTCGTTCGGCATTTCCCTACTTGGTTCCACGGCATGCGGGCGAGCAACATACCCATGCCGCACGTATCGGTGATTCCTGCAAACACGAGCCCCGCGCCGACGAATCCGGACAAACCTAACCAGTAAGGATGGACTAGCGCGCCGAGCACCGTGCCGATGACGACAAGCGTCCCCGCAGCGATGCGAACCTGGCGTTCGAGCGACATCGCGGCCTCGCCACGGTTCACCGGCAGGCCCGCCTCTACGCACGCCTGCGTGCCCCCCTCGACGTTGACGACGTTCGTAATGCCCGCCGCACTGAGTTGATCGCAAGCCTTGGCGGCCCGGCTCCCCGATTTACAGATCACGTACAACTTCTGATCACGACCCTGAAAGTCGGCCGGCTTCAATCGATCGAGCGGAACGTTTCGCGCGCCGCGGACATGCACCTCCTGGAACTCCACAGGGGTGCGGACGTCGATGAGCGACGTGTCGCTCTGTTTAAGAGCGTCGGCAAGTTCGGCGGGGGAGACAGTTGCGGGCATGGTTTGGG from Botrimarina mediterranea encodes:
- a CDS encoding rhodanese-like domain-containing protein, producing the protein MPATVSPAELADALKQSDTSLIDVRTPVEFQEVHVRGARNVPLDRLKPADFQGRDQKLYVICKSGSRAAKACDQLSAAGITNVVNVEGGTQACVEAGLPVNRGEAAMSLERQVRIAAGTLVVIGTVLGALVHPYWLGLSGFVGAGLVFAGITDTCGMGMLLARMPWNQVGKCRTNSPTKTSATS
- a CDS encoding FAD-dependent oxidoreductase, whose amino-acid sequence is MKVVIVGGVAGGASAAARLRRLDETAQIVLVERGAEPSFANCGMPYYIGGEIASRDKLLVAPVEMLRERHRLDVRTRQEVIAIDREAKSVRIRDLNEGREYEESYDKLILAPGAAPIRPPIPGIDLPGVYTLRNLSDADRLRTATLEAKRALIVGGGFIGVEMAENLVRRGVETVLVERNSQVLTPWDAEMVASMAERLTEAGVDLRLNNEVVAFHKANDSLEAELKSGERLPIDFAVLAIGVKPESCLAVEAGLEVGARGGIVVDEQMRTSDPNIFAVGDAVQVTHYVTGQPTQIPLAGPANRQGRIAAEACVGRLSEFNGVQGTAVVGLFDKTAAMTGLSEKACRAAGITFDKVYLHPAHHAGYYPGAEGMTLKLLFSPDDGKVLGAQAVGGSGVDKRIDVIAVAIQAALTVFDLEEAELCYAPQYGSAKDPVNMAGFIAAGVMHDEHPVIYAEEIVEGFLPEDVILLDVRTRDEHDRGAIPGALNIPIEELRERLNELPAEQPVVSYCQVGVRGYLATRVLLQSGRGAANLSGGYTTYRQVMAARKLASQ